The genomic DNA GACAGGGGACGCGTCAAGCGATCGATTTGTTGATCGAGGCCTCCCAACGCACGCAAATCGTGGCGATTTTGGGAAATCACGAGGAAATGATGCTTAGGGTGCTCGAGGGCGACGCCCCGCAGCGTTGGCTTCAGTTTGGTGGGATCGATACGCTGGATAGCTATGGGTTTGCGGGGGATTTCTCGGTCATCCCTACGTCGCATCACGATTTCTTTGCCGGCATGCGCGACTACTACGAAACCGACGGTTATTTCTTTACGCACGCGGCCTATAAACACGATCTACCGCTGGATTATCAACCGATCGACCTGTTGCGTTGGCATTCGCTGCGCGATGGCCTTCCCCCCGCCCATGAGAACGGCAAAATTGGATTTGTCGGTCACACCGCTCATAAGGAGGGGGAGATCATGGATTTTGGATACTTGGTATGTCTGGACACCTACTGCTACGGTGGCGGCTGGTTAACCGCGATGGACGTCCGAACCCGCCAGACATGGCAAGCCAACCGTTCGGGTCAGTTGCGTAGCGTTTGACGTTTAATTCACGAGGTTCTCGACAGCAAATCCGTTGACGGCGTCGACCACGCTGAATCCGCTGAACGGTACGATTCCGTAGATGCCTTCGGTAAAGACCTGCCGAACGAAGTTGTCGAACAGACGGATCGGGCTCGAGGGGACGACGACAACATCGCCGTCGCGAAGCCAGATTTCGTCCGAGGGCAGCGGCGATTTCCCGAGGATCGCGCCTCGCAAATCGAGGACCGTCGAAATAAGTCGCCAATCTTCCGCGCGGCGGAAGACAACCACCTGACGCAGGTTGGCTCCGACGACATGTCCCTGTGCGAGAGCGATCGCAGTTAAAGCCGTTGTGGGCCCTTGCATCTCGAAACGCCCCGGTTGGTTGACTTCGCCGAGGACCGACACGAAATGCGTCGCTTGTTGTTGCAAGCCCGCTTCGACTTCCAACCCCACGACCATCGATCGGTACCGCAGATTGATCTCTTGTTTGATCTCTGCCAGCGTCAAGCCTTGAACGCAGACGGGGCCAATCTTTGGCAGCGCCACGCGTCCATCGGGAGTCACCACGCGGGCAATCGCCTGTTCGTTGAGCCCGCTGGCACCACCGATCGCGTTGCGGATGTCTTCCAACAGGATGTTTGTCTTGACAGGGGTGACGTCGATTCCGGGTTCGTTGTAGTACTTCTTGTACTTCTCTTCCAATTGATCGCGCAACTGATCGATCGTCAGGCCTGCGGCGTGGATCGAGCCCAAGATGCGAACCGAAATTGTGCCGTCGGGCTGGACTTCCAATCCGCGTTCAAAGGTTCCTCGGGTCAGCACCGCTTCGTCCGCGAGCGATTCGATCAGCAATTGGTCGCCGATTCCGATCCGGTACGAACTGCGCATCATGTCGCGTGACAGCACGTAAGTAAACTGCAGTGTGTCGCCGACACGGACCCGGTATTCTCGCATGTGGGAAAGACGCGATGGCCCGGCGTATTCGCCTTGGCCATAGGGTCCAAAATCGATGGGATACATGTTCTTCCATTTCAGCTTTGGATTGCATTGCCCGTTGGCGCAATCGAAGCCTTTCATGCACGGTTGGCATCCGCCAAGGCAAGCCGAAGGTGGCGTCAGGTGGCCACAATTGCAAGCCGCCGCAGACGGACCGGTGATCGCTCGGGGGGCTCCCAGCACGGTTCCGTTGGAGGATGCGACGGTGGATTCGTAGCCCACAGGGGCGTACTGCACCTGGGCGTCGGCAGTCTGGGTCAATAAACTGCCGACGCTGACCAGGCACATCATCGCAATGCGGGAAAGGCTTGTTCGTGGCATCGATCCATCCAAATTCTTCAGGCAAGACATCAAGGATTCCTAGCGAAAGATCCCTTTGACACGGTCAAAAGTACTGGCCACGCGCCCTTGGGGCTGCGTAGCGACTTGGGATGTTTGAACATTGGAACGCTGCGAAGGGTCTCCCGCGGAAGCGCCTCCGGTATCCGCCGTCATCACTTGCGGCGACATTTGAGCGAACTGGCTTGGTGTCAGTTGAACGACTTGCGCAACGCGTGGCTGTTGGCTCTGCAGGACCGCCAAATTGGTCGCACATGCTTGGGCCAGTTCCATGTTGCCGGTCACGCGATGCAGTTCCGCAAGGTTCTGCAACGCAGCGGTCGAAGGCCGCTTGGCGTAGCTGTGTTCCAACGCCCAACGGGCTTCATCGAACATTCCCAGGGCCAACAATTCGTGTCCCAGCTCGTTAGCCGCGGTCGCGTTGTCGGGGTCGCACGCGATCGCCGCTCGCAAGCAGCAAACCTGTGCCGCCGACAGGTTGCTGTCGCCAACGTCGGAGGTCAGTGGTTCGGTCTTGGCGACAATCGTCAATGCGCGCGACGCGGGGGCCCATCCGGCAACGGCATCGACAAACCGGCCTCGGGCGAATTCGTAGTAGACGTCCGCCGCCCGCAGTGACGTCACGTGTTCCAAGTCGCAGCGTTTGAGAACGCGGGTCGAATGCGAATCGACCAGCCGCTGCATCGCCGTCGCATCGACAACTCCAAATCGTCCCAGAAAGTCGGAGGCTTCGCGAATCGCGGTCAACGCTTGCGTCAACGCTTCGGTCCCGTCGCTGCTACGCGTCGTTTCGTCGGTCGATTGAGCGATCAGATGCAACGCTTCGATCGCTTCTTGGCGAGCGGTCATCGGGGACTGACGCGTCAGCAGTTCTTCGGCATGTTCGATTTTCTGCGATGCCAAACGTCCCAGCTGCCAGTTTGAAACGGTTTTGGTTTCGACGACCGGAACGGGCAGCATCGGCTGTTTCTCGGCCGCGACCGAAGTTTGGTAGGCGGGATAGATCGACGAGACATCGGGCTGCAGCTGCAACGACGGTGGCGAAGGATCCAACGCCACGTATCCGTCCAACGGTTTCGCCGGCAACGCGGCCACTTCGAGAACCGACTGCGAAGGCCGATCATGCGTCATCAACGAATCTGCAGCGAGAACGGATTGTGTTGGCTGGACCGAGGCGAAATGCATCGATGTCGACTCGCTGGGCTCATACTGCGACGTCGGTGCCGGTGGAGTCGAAACGGTCGCCAGAGGCCTTTGCGAACGCTCGCTGGCGGTGGCGTAAACTGCGTTGGCCGAGGGCTGCGGCTGGCCGATGTGCTCCGGACGCATCGGTTCGGCGGCGGGGAATAGGCCTCCCCCCGTTGTCGAAAGCGGTGGCGAGACCGCGTCGCTCATGACGGGCGGCTGCGGGGGACGCGGTCCACTTGTCCGATCGCTGATGGGCGGTTGCAACGGAGGCGTCGGGACCGACGGCGAGGTCGATCGCGTCGCCCCAGACTCATGACGCCCCTCATAAGCGCCGCTGATCCCATATTTGATGGGTCGCGGGCTCGACCAATCGTCCAATCGGTCGGCGGCGATCACCGATTGCGAGGTCAGCAATGCTGCCAGCAATGTGATTTTGCGAGCCTTGGCGGCAGGTAACTTGGAGTTCATCCGTTGACACTCGTGATCCGAACCGAAAAACGGGGTTTAGCGTCACAATACGTAACGGCATCGTGCCTAACTCAGATCGGTGTGCTACAACCGGTATAACCATTGAATCAGGTCAACGAATAGCCGTTGCATTTGAATCCGGCGGAACAACCGGAACATTGAGAACAGGTTGCCTAGGCCACAAAACTTACCAAGAATCACCATTTGGGTGGCTACGGGACACATAGGTAACACAGGCGAGCTTGTCTTGGCAGCTCGCGGTAATCTGGGATGAATATGTCGGAAATAACAAGACCCGTTACAACTCAAACGCTAGCTAAGATGGCAGCCAAGGGAGAGCGGATCGCGATGCTAACCGCGTACGATTTCCCGACGGCTCGGGTGCTCGACGAAGCCGGAATCGATGTGCTGCTGGTTGGCGATAGCTTGGCGATGGTCGTTCAAGGGCACGAAACGACCCTGCCAGTGACGTTAGATCAAATCATCTACCACGCCGAAATGGTGGGCCGTGCGGCGCGCAGAGCTTTGGTGGTGGTCGATCTTCCGTTTCCCGAGGGACAACTGGACGTGGGCCGCACCCTTGCCGCGGGGGCGCGGATCTTGAAAGAAACCCGCTGTCGAGCGGTCAAACTGGAAGGGGGCAGCGAACAGGCCCACCGGATCGACGCCTTGGTGACTGCGGGGATTCCCGTGATGGCCCATGTCGGCCTGCGGCCGCAGAACATCCACATCGATGGCGGCTATCGCGTGCAACGCGATGCGGAACGGTTGATCGCCGACGCCCAAGCGGCTGCCGACGCGGGAGCGTTTGCCGTGCTGATCGAATGCGTACCGGCCGACATCGCCGCCCAGATCACTGCCGCGATCAAGGTTCCCACGATTGGAATCGGTGCCGGGAGCGAAGTCAGCGGCCAGGTTTTGGTCACCAACGACCTGATCGGGTTGACCAACGGCTATCTTCCGCGGTTCGTCAAACAGTACAGCGACGTTCAGGGGGTGATCTCCAAAGCCGTCCAGGATTACGCTCAGGAGGTCAAAAGCGGTGAATATCCTGGCCCCGAGCATCAGTTTTAAGCTTCACCGCGCCACAAAGGGAGTGTTCCGATTTCTCGAGTGACCCGATTCCGCGGCTACCGGCTGCACTACACCGATCTCCAGGCGATGGAGTCGATGTGTCGCGAGGCGGACGAATTCCCTGCCTTCTTCACCCCTCCGTCCGACGATGCGCTGTTCATTGACTGCGGCGCTAACATTGGCGTGATGATGCTCGAATGCAAGCGACGGTGGCCGCAAGCCAAGATCGTCTGCTTCGAGCCCGATCCGTTTGCGTTTGCCGCGCTACAACGGAATGTCGACGTCAACGACCTGCCAGGGGTGCGCTGCATCGAGGCGGCGGTCAGCGATCGCGAGGGGCAGGCGACGTTCTACGGAGCGCTGGCGGCAACCGCTGACGGACGGGGCAACTCGTTAAACGCCGGTTGGGCCCAACGCCCCGGTTCGACCACTCAGACCGTCGCCTGCCGACAGCTGTCGAAGGTGATCGGCGACCGCCAGGTCGATTTCCTGAAGCTCGATATCGAAGGAAGCGAGGAAGCGGTGTTGGGCGAGATCACGGATCAATTACCGCAGATCCAAGCGATCTACGTCGAAGTCCACGAGACTCCGGCCACGCTTGCGGAGAACTCGGTCGAAGCGATCACGCAGCAGCTGAACGCGGCCGGTTTCACGGTCGACGCGCAACAGCGGGCTTACGAATTTGCCCTCCCGCCGCACTTGGCCCAGTGGCAAGCTGCCGCACGGCCGACCCAGACCCAGTTGTTATGCTGGCGCTAAGCCTGTCGATGGCGGCGTTCGAATCGAGCTTGACCGCGGCCAATCGAATTGAATACCAAGCATCTCTGGCGGCAATTCGATTGCCGAAATCTTAGCGCACCTGAGCGCTCGCCCCTGGGATTCAGACAAACAATTAAATTATGACTTTCAACAAACAAACCGGTCTGGGATTGACCCTGTTGGCTTTGTCGATGGTTGTCGGTTGCGGCTCCAGCAGCACGCCGGTTGCCGAGAATGATGCTAGCAAGAGTCCAGCCACCGCGCCTGCTCCGAAAGCCGCCGTCGACATGACTCCGGCCGCCAACGTGGTCAGCCAATTCCTCGACGCCATGCGGCGTGGCGGTTCGGATACCGAATCGTTGAGCTTGGTGACAACCAAGGCGCGGGAAGAATTCCGTCGCACCGGATTGGTGATGCAACCGATCGGTTCGCCAGACGCCAAATTTGACGTCACACGCAGCGAAAGCGTTCCCGGACAATCGGATGCCGCGTTGGTCCATTCGAATTGGACCGAACCTTCCGCTTCGGGAGAACCCCAATCGTTTGAAGTCGTGTGGGCCGTTCAACAGGAAGCCGGCGCCTGGAAGATCTCCGGATTGGTGATCGGCCAAGCGACCGGAGACGCTCCAATCGTGGTCGATTTCGAAAACG from Rosistilla carotiformis includes the following:
- a CDS encoding metallophosphoesterase family protein, which produces MSERLIAIGDIHGCSDALKTLLETIDPQPDDTIVVLGDVVDRGQGTRQAIDLLIEASQRTQIVAILGNHEEMMLRVLEGDAPQRWLQFGGIDTLDSYGFAGDFSVIPTSHHDFFAGMRDYYETDGYFFTHAAYKHDLPLDYQPIDLLRWHSLRDGLPPAHENGKIGFVGHTAHKEGEIMDFGYLVCLDTYCYGGGWLTAMDVRTRQTWQANRSGQLRSV
- a CDS encoding tetratricopeptide repeat protein, producing MNSKLPAAKARKITLLAALLTSQSVIAADRLDDWSSPRPIKYGISGAYEGRHESGATRSTSPSVPTPPLQPPISDRTSGPRPPQPPVMSDAVSPPLSTTGGGLFPAAEPMRPEHIGQPQPSANAVYATASERSQRPLATVSTPPAPTSQYEPSESTSMHFASVQPTQSVLAADSLMTHDRPSQSVLEVAALPAKPLDGYVALDPSPPSLQLQPDVSSIYPAYQTSVAAEKQPMLPVPVVETKTVSNWQLGRLASQKIEHAEELLTRQSPMTARQEAIEALHLIAQSTDETTRSSDGTEALTQALTAIREASDFLGRFGVVDATAMQRLVDSHSTRVLKRCDLEHVTSLRAADVYYEFARGRFVDAVAGWAPASRALTIVAKTEPLTSDVGDSNLSAAQVCCLRAAIACDPDNATAANELGHELLALGMFDEARWALEHSYAKRPSTAALQNLAELHRVTGNMELAQACATNLAVLQSQQPRVAQVVQLTPSQFAQMSPQVMTADTGGASAGDPSQRSNVQTSQVATQPQGRVASTFDRVKGIFR
- a CDS encoding polysaccharide biosynthesis/export family protein; this translates as MPRTSLSRIAMMCLVSVGSLLTQTADAQVQYAPVGYESTVASSNGTVLGAPRAITGPSAAACNCGHLTPPSACLGGCQPCMKGFDCANGQCNPKLKWKNMYPIDFGPYGQGEYAGPSRLSHMREYRVRVGDTLQFTYVLSRDMMRSSYRIGIGDQLLIESLADEAVLTRGTFERGLEVQPDGTISVRILGSIHAAGLTIDQLRDQLEEKYKKYYNEPGIDVTPVKTNILLEDIRNAIGGASGLNEQAIARVVTPDGRVALPKIGPVCVQGLTLAEIKQEINLRYRSMVVGLEVEAGLQQQATHFVSVLGEVNQPGRFEMQGPTTALTAIALAQGHVVGANLRQVVVFRRAEDWRLISTVLDLRGAILGKSPLPSDEIWLRDGDVVVVPSSPIRLFDNFVRQVFTEGIYGIVPFSGFSVVDAVNGFAVENLVN
- a CDS encoding FkbM family methyltransferase, yielding MTRFRGYRLHYTDLQAMESMCREADEFPAFFTPPSDDALFIDCGANIGVMMLECKRRWPQAKIVCFEPDPFAFAALQRNVDVNDLPGVRCIEAAVSDREGQATFYGALAATADGRGNSLNAGWAQRPGSTTQTVACRQLSKVIGDRQVDFLKLDIEGSEEAVLGEITDQLPQIQAIYVEVHETPATLAENSVEAITQQLNAAGFTVDAQQRAYEFALPPHLAQWQAAARPTQTQLLCWR
- the panB gene encoding 3-methyl-2-oxobutanoate hydroxymethyltransferase codes for the protein MSEITRPVTTQTLAKMAAKGERIAMLTAYDFPTARVLDEAGIDVLLVGDSLAMVVQGHETTLPVTLDQIIYHAEMVGRAARRALVVVDLPFPEGQLDVGRTLAAGARILKETRCRAVKLEGGSEQAHRIDALVTAGIPVMAHVGLRPQNIHIDGGYRVQRDAERLIADAQAAADAGAFAVLIECVPADIAAQITAAIKVPTIGIGAGSEVSGQVLVTNDLIGLTNGYLPRFVKQYSDVQGVISKAVQDYAQEVKSGEYPGPEHQF